From Yersinia hibernica, a single genomic window includes:
- the pduM gene encoding microcompartment protein PduM yields the protein MNLTQAQTEQLVSQIVTRLVERERRVHTLLLPQLRAGLDPALFIHHATLHLMLPDLAFICRLAQSDTRCPAVAALNEAWSWGMKVHISLQRQLLPALPAAALRRMPLSFSDSQGMAVRFYAGQVLSYRDLATLDPGWLLIDHPTLVTPLAKDQLLARHIQLLRQE from the coding sequence ATGAACTTAACGCAGGCACAAACCGAACAACTGGTCAGCCAGATTGTCACGCGGTTAGTTGAGCGCGAACGCCGGGTGCATACCTTGCTGCTGCCCCAGCTCCGCGCCGGGCTTGATCCTGCGCTATTCATCCACCATGCCACGCTGCATTTAATGTTGCCGGACTTGGCATTTATCTGCCGGTTAGCACAGTCCGACACCCGCTGCCCGGCGGTAGCGGCCCTGAACGAAGCATGGTCATGGGGCATGAAAGTGCATATCAGTTTGCAGCGCCAACTATTGCCAGCGCTGCCCGCTGCGGCACTGCGCCGTATGCCGCTGAGTTTCAGTGACAGCCAAGGCATGGCGGTACGGTTTTATGCAGGCCAGGTGTTGAGCTATCGCGATCTCGCCACACTCGACCCCGGCTGGTTGCTTATCGACCACCCTACGCTGGTGACACCGCTGGCAAAAGACCAGCTGTTAGCCCGTCACATTCAACTGTTAAGGCAGGAGTAA
- a CDS encoding phosphate propanoyltransferase, whose amino-acid sequence MEKALLEPVVSKILDEMRLRPIPLGVSNRHLHLAVQDYQQLFPNQPLVEKKALLQPGQFAAEQTVTLVGPKGSLNNVRILGPLRSRSQVEISRTDARTLGINAPLRMSGNLDDTPAIRLVSPYGELELPHGVIVALRHIHMSPLDALIYRVKHGDRVQVAIQGSGRRLIMDDVVIRVSPQMKLEMHIDTDEANAAGADDPAAFATLLTPSQATQP is encoded by the coding sequence ATGGAAAAAGCGTTACTGGAACCCGTTGTCAGTAAGATCCTCGACGAAATGCGTCTTCGTCCGATCCCACTTGGGGTTTCCAACCGACACCTGCACCTCGCGGTGCAGGACTACCAGCAATTATTTCCCAATCAGCCGCTGGTCGAGAAAAAAGCGCTGCTACAACCCGGCCAATTTGCCGCCGAACAGACGGTCACTTTGGTCGGGCCAAAAGGCAGTTTAAACAATGTTCGCATCCTGGGGCCATTACGCAGCCGCAGCCAAGTAGAAATTTCGCGCACCGACGCCCGCACTTTGGGTATCAATGCGCCGCTGCGCATGTCGGGTAATTTGGACGACACTCCGGCTATCCGCTTGGTCAGCCCATACGGCGAACTGGAGTTACCCCACGGCGTGATTGTGGCACTGCGGCATATCCATATGTCACCGCTGGACGCCCTTATCTATCGGGTCAAACACGGTGACCGAGTGCAGGTGGCAATCCAAGGCAGTGGTCGGCGGCTGATTATGGATGATGTGGTTATCCGCGTTTCACCCCAAATGAAACTGGAAATGCACATTGATACCGACGAGGCCAATGCGGCAGGTGCCGATGATCCGGCGGCATTTGCCACATTGTTAACGCCATCACAGGCAACGCAGCCATGA
- a CDS encoding EutN/CcmL family microcompartment protein, giving the protein MQLARVVGSVVSTQKSPTLIGKKLLLVRRVAGDGSLPPDSNTPDEVAVDSVGAGQGELVLLSGGSSARRVFAEPNDAIDLAIVAIVDECSY; this is encoded by the coding sequence ATGCAACTGGCCAGAGTGGTAGGTTCCGTGGTCTCAACGCAAAAATCGCCGACGCTGATTGGTAAGAAGCTGCTGTTAGTGCGCCGTGTGGCCGGTGATGGGTCACTGCCACCGGATAGCAACACGCCGGATGAAGTGGCGGTCGATTCAGTCGGTGCCGGCCAAGGCGAGTTAGTGTTGCTGTCCGGCGGTTCCAGCGCCCGGCGTGTTTTTGCCGAGCCAAATGATGCCATCGACCTGGCCATCGTCGCCATCGTCGATGAATGCTCTTACTGA
- a CDS encoding 1-propanol dehydrogenase PduQ: MKTFFLQTRIYSGEGSLKVLQRFQQRKIWIVCDGFLATSPLLDRLKQALPADNQISLFSDITPDPNIATVVKGIEQMHTQHPDIVIGFGGGSALDAAKAMVWFSRKQGLEIETCIAIPTTSGTGSEVTSACVISDPEKSIKYPLFDDEIYPDIAILDPALVASVPPVITANTGLDVLTHALEAYVSPRASDFTDALAEKAVQIVFRYLPTACRKGDCLITRGKMHNASTLAGMAFSQAGLGINHAIAHQLGGQFHIAHGLANALLLVPVIRFNAADARARKRYARLAKLCHFSPANGDDSAAVNQLIHQIELLKRQCGLPQPLAAMKVDERQLQQRIPDMITAAQADVTLRTNPRPADDNDIRGIIEALYE, translated from the coding sequence ATGAAGACTTTTTTCCTACAAACTCGCATTTATAGCGGGGAAGGCAGCCTTAAAGTGCTGCAACGTTTCCAGCAGCGTAAAATCTGGATTGTGTGTGACGGCTTTCTGGCGACCTCGCCATTGTTAGACCGCCTGAAACAAGCGCTACCCGCAGACAACCAGATAAGTCTGTTCAGTGATATTACGCCAGATCCGAACATCGCCACGGTGGTGAAAGGCATTGAACAAATGCACACACAGCACCCCGACATCGTGATTGGCTTTGGAGGGGGATCAGCACTGGATGCCGCCAAAGCTATGGTCTGGTTTAGCCGCAAACAAGGGCTGGAGATAGAAACCTGCATTGCTATCCCGACCACCAGCGGCACCGGTTCTGAAGTGACCAGCGCTTGCGTCATCAGTGACCCGGAAAAAAGCATTAAATATCCGCTATTTGACGATGAAATTTACCCGGATATCGCCATTTTGGATCCGGCGTTGGTAGCGAGTGTGCCACCGGTTATCACCGCCAATACCGGATTGGACGTGTTGACACATGCGCTGGAAGCCTATGTATCACCGCGTGCTAGTGACTTTACCGATGCATTGGCAGAGAAAGCGGTTCAGATTGTATTCCGTTATTTACCAACCGCTTGCCGTAAAGGTGATTGCCTAATTACCCGCGGCAAAATGCACAATGCTTCTACTCTAGCGGGCATGGCGTTCAGTCAGGCCGGGCTTGGCATCAATCATGCCATTGCTCACCAATTGGGCGGCCAATTTCACATCGCGCATGGTTTAGCAAATGCCCTGCTACTGGTGCCGGTCATTCGTTTTAACGCCGCGGATGCCCGGGCACGCAAGCGCTATGCTCGGCTGGCGAAATTATGCCATTTCAGCCCAGCCAATGGTGATGACAGCGCGGCGGTCAATCAGTTGATTCACCAGATTGAGTTACTGAAACGCCAATGCGGGCTACCTCAACCACTGGCGGCAATGAAAGTCGACGAACGCCAGTTACAACAACGCATTCCAGACATGATTACCGCCGCTCAGGCCGATGTGACATTACGCACCAATCCGCGTCCGGCTGATGATAATGATATCCGTGGAATCATCGAGGCACTTTATGAGTGA
- a CDS encoding cob(I)yrinic acid a,c-diamide adenosyltransferase: MSIYTKTGDAGTTALFTGQRVKKSHPRVEAYGTLDELNAALSLCARAAQGEENLQLLDAVQHQLFYFSAELASEGIATPPAGRKSIHEQDIHALEQAVDRCMAQLPPVHSFILPGNSEAGSRLHFARTLARRCERRLIELAEQIPVRPVLLQYLNRLSDCLYALARDEDQRQQLQQTAQTVVARYLAATELPSVPIAATAPANIATAELGFSAVHQLVKLAVHAAMTLQIAVVVALTDRHGNMIMTYRMPNALLVSSELAPKKAWTAVALKTATHQLSHAIQPGADLFQLEASTGGKVVSFGGGYPLWRDGQLVGGLGISGGSVEQDMHIAEAAISALHLRNE, from the coding sequence ATGAGTATCTATACCAAAACTGGCGATGCAGGCACCACCGCCCTATTCACTGGCCAACGGGTGAAAAAAAGTCACCCACGGGTAGAAGCCTACGGCACATTGGATGAACTGAATGCAGCCCTGAGTCTGTGTGCCCGTGCGGCACAGGGCGAGGAAAATCTTCAGCTACTGGACGCCGTACAGCACCAACTATTTTATTTCAGTGCTGAACTAGCCAGCGAGGGCATAGCAACGCCTCCCGCAGGGCGCAAAAGTATTCATGAGCAAGACATTCATGCGCTGGAACAGGCGGTAGACCGCTGCATGGCACAGTTACCACCGGTTCACAGTTTTATCCTGCCCGGTAATAGCGAGGCCGGCAGCCGCTTGCATTTTGCCCGCACCCTAGCACGGCGCTGCGAACGGCGGCTGATTGAGCTAGCAGAACAAATCCCGGTGCGCCCGGTGCTGTTGCAATACCTAAACCGGCTATCCGATTGCCTGTATGCACTGGCGCGTGATGAAGACCAGCGCCAACAATTGCAGCAAACCGCACAAACTGTCGTGGCCCGTTATTTGGCGGCAACCGAGCTGCCGTCTGTACCAATCGCTGCCACAGCGCCAGCCAATATTGCCACAGCAGAACTCGGATTTTCCGCGGTCCATCAGTTAGTTAAGCTGGCGGTTCATGCCGCGATGACATTACAAATTGCAGTGGTGGTGGCACTGACTGACCGCCACGGCAACATGATTATGACCTACCGCATGCCCAATGCCCTGCTGGTCAGCAGTGAGCTGGCACCGAAAAAAGCCTGGACCGCCGTGGCCTTAAAAACCGCCACCCATCAACTTAGCCATGCCATTCAGCCGGGGGCTGACTTATTCCAATTAGAGGCCAGCACCGGCGGCAAAGTGGTGAGTTTTGGCGGCGGTTACCCACTGTGGCGCGATGGCCAATTGGTCGGCGGGCTGGGGATCAGCGGCGGCAGCGTCGAACAAGATATGCACATTGCAGAAGCGGCCATATCGGCTTTACACCTGAGGAATGAATAA
- the pduE gene encoding propanediol dehydratase small subunit PduE: MNSEAIESMVRDVLSKMNSLQGQTPTAACAPAVSSRSDAKVADYPLANKHPDWVKTATNKTLDDLTLANVLNGSVTSQDLRITPEILRIQASIAKDAGRPLLAMNFERAAELTAVPDDKVLDIYNALRPYRSSKEELHAIADDLEQTYKAIICAAFVREAAVLYVQRKKLKGDD; the protein is encoded by the coding sequence ATGAATTCCGAAGCTATTGAATCCATGGTTCGCGATGTGCTGAGCAAGATGAACAGCTTACAAGGCCAAACGCCAACTGCAGCTTGTGCTCCAGCGGTCAGTTCGCGCAGTGATGCCAAAGTCGCTGATTATCCGCTGGCGAATAAACACCCTGATTGGGTGAAAACCGCCACAAACAAAACGCTAGATGACCTGACATTGGCTAACGTGCTGAATGGCAGTGTGACTTCACAGGATTTACGTATTACCCCAGAAATCCTGCGTATTCAGGCATCTATCGCCAAAGATGCCGGTCGCCCACTGCTGGCAATGAACTTCGAACGTGCGGCCGAGCTGACCGCGGTGCCCGATGACAAGGTGCTGGATATCTACAACGCCCTGCGCCCATACCGCTCCAGCAAAGAAGAGTTACATGCCATCGCCGATGACTTGGAACAGACCTACAAAGCGATTATTTGCGCTGCTTTCGTGCGCGAAGCCGCCGTTTTGTATGTCCAGCGCAAGAAGCTAAAAGGCGACGATTAA
- the pduJ gene encoding propanediol utilization microcompartment protein PduJ: MNNALGLVETKGLVAAIEAADAMVKSANVQLVGYEKIGSGLVTVMVRGDVGAVKAAVDAGSVAASAVGEVKSCHVIPRPHSDVEAILPTSA; encoded by the coding sequence ATGAACAACGCATTGGGCTTAGTTGAAACCAAAGGTTTAGTCGCTGCTATTGAGGCGGCTGACGCCATGGTCAAGTCTGCCAACGTACAGCTGGTGGGATACGAAAAAATCGGCTCTGGCCTGGTCACAGTGATGGTCCGTGGCGATGTCGGCGCAGTAAAAGCAGCGGTTGACGCCGGTTCTGTAGCAGCCAGCGCGGTGGGTGAGGTGAAATCTTGCCATGTTATCCCACGCCCGCACAGCGATGTAGAAGCCATTTTACCGACCTCTGCCTAA
- a CDS encoding glycerol dehydratase reactivase beta/small subunit family protein — MNFSHDAPAIVISLTSSIPEAVWHPILLGIEEEGIPWQWQQDDEGDAVQRAWQAATRSPLLVGLACSADEIVLHFRNLPPTSPLFRQAWAQDSDPLRRLGNNAARLVKGLPFKL; from the coding sequence ATGAACTTTTCCCATGATGCACCCGCCATTGTTATCAGCCTAACCTCGTCAATACCCGAGGCGGTCTGGCACCCGATATTACTGGGAATTGAAGAGGAGGGAATTCCCTGGCAATGGCAGCAAGACGACGAGGGTGATGCCGTACAACGCGCCTGGCAGGCGGCGACCCGCTCCCCATTATTAGTGGGGCTGGCGTGTTCTGCCGACGAAATCGTGCTGCATTTTCGCAATTTACCGCCCACCAGCCCGCTGTTTCGGCAAGCGTGGGCACAAGACTCAGACCCACTACGGCGGCTAGGCAACAATGCCGCCCGACTGGTGAAAGGTTTACCGTTTAAGTTATAG
- a CDS encoding diol dehydratase reactivase subunit alpha has product MDYIVGVDIGNSSTEVALAQCMTDGQLHFVTSTLTETTGIKGTQRNIFGINKALNLLVEKAGIALSDISLIRINEATPVIGDVAMETITETIITESTMIGHNPKTPGGLGLGVGLTITLDELVTRDPAQPYILVVPSAVDFADVAAVVNAASGAGYRISAIILQRDDGVLVSNRLNNPLPIVDEVLHIDRIPMGMLAAVEVAMPGQVIETLSNPYGIATVFELSAEETKNIVPVARALIGTRSAVVVKTPEGDVKARSIPAGHLELFADGRTVRVDVATGAEAIMTAVNRFRHLDNVSGEAGTNIGGMLEHVRQTMAELTNKPTNEIFIQDLLAVDTAVPVNVIGGLAGEFSLEQAVGIASMVKSDRLQMAHIASEIEKTLNIDVQVGGAEAEAAILGALTTPGTRRPLAILDLGAGSTDASIINAQGQIVATHLAGAGDMVTMIIASELDLQDRYLAEDIKKYPLAKVESLFHLRHEDGSVQFFPQPLPPEVFARLVVVKPEGLVPLPGDYALEKVRNIRRSAKQRVFVTNALRALRQVSPTGNIRDIPFVVLVGGSSLDFEIPQLVTDALSHYKLVAGRGNIRASEGPRNAVATGLILAYQRESGR; this is encoded by the coding sequence ATGGATTACATCGTCGGGGTAGACATCGGCAACTCATCAACAGAAGTCGCATTGGCACAATGCATGACTGATGGTCAGCTGCACTTTGTTACCAGCACCCTAACCGAAACCACCGGTATAAAAGGGACGCAACGCAACATTTTCGGCATTAATAAGGCGCTGAATTTGTTGGTGGAAAAGGCCGGTATTGCGCTCAGTGATATCAGTCTGATCCGTATTAACGAGGCAACCCCGGTAATTGGTGATGTGGCGATGGAAACTATCACTGAAACCATTATCACTGAATCCACCATGATCGGCCACAACCCGAAAACCCCCGGAGGGCTGGGGTTGGGGGTCGGGCTGACTATCACTCTTGATGAGCTGGTCACCCGTGACCCTGCCCAACCTTACATTCTGGTGGTGCCATCCGCAGTGGATTTTGCTGATGTCGCTGCGGTGGTTAATGCCGCCAGCGGTGCCGGATACCGCATTAGCGCGATTATCCTGCAACGCGATGATGGGGTTCTGGTCAGCAACCGCCTAAATAATCCACTGCCCATCGTCGATGAAGTGCTGCATATCGACCGCATTCCAATGGGCATGCTGGCGGCGGTTGAAGTTGCCATGCCAGGTCAGGTGATTGAAACCCTCTCTAACCCTTATGGTATTGCCACGGTCTTCGAACTCAGTGCCGAAGAAACCAAAAATATTGTTCCCGTGGCACGCGCGTTGATTGGCACGCGCTCGGCGGTAGTGGTGAAAACGCCAGAAGGGGATGTTAAAGCCCGCTCCATCCCGGCCGGGCATCTGGAGTTATTCGCCGATGGCCGTACTGTCCGCGTGGATGTTGCCACCGGAGCAGAGGCCATTATGACCGCAGTTAACCGCTTTCGGCATCTGGACAATGTGAGTGGCGAAGCGGGCACCAATATCGGCGGCATGCTCGAACACGTGCGCCAGACCATGGCGGAGCTGACCAACAAACCCACCAATGAAATCTTCATTCAAGACCTACTGGCCGTTGATACCGCCGTGCCAGTTAATGTCATTGGCGGGCTGGCGGGTGAGTTCTCGCTTGAGCAGGCGGTGGGTATCGCCTCCATGGTGAAATCTGATCGTCTGCAAATGGCGCATATCGCCAGTGAGATCGAAAAGACCCTGAACATTGATGTACAAGTCGGGGGGGCGGAAGCCGAAGCGGCGATACTCGGCGCGCTGACCACACCAGGGACAAGGCGGCCACTCGCCATCCTCGATTTGGGCGCGGGCTCTACCGATGCCTCCATTATCAATGCCCAAGGCCAAATCGTGGCAACCCATCTGGCCGGCGCTGGGGATATGGTCACGATGATCATTGCCTCTGAGCTGGATCTTCAAGACCGCTATTTAGCCGAAGACATCAAAAAATATCCATTGGCAAAAGTGGAAAGTCTATTCCATCTGCGCCATGAAGACGGCAGTGTGCAGTTCTTCCCACAACCGCTGCCGCCCGAGGTTTTTGCCCGATTAGTGGTCGTCAAACCCGAGGGGCTGGTGCCACTGCCGGGTGATTATGCACTGGAAAAAGTGCGCAATATCCGCCGCTCCGCCAAACAGCGGGTGTTCGTCACCAATGCGCTTCGCGCCCTACGCCAAGTCAGCCCGACCGGCAATATCCGCGATATCCCCTTCGTGGTGCTGGTTGGCGGCTCGTCGCTGGACTTTGAAATCCCGCAATTGGTCACCGACGCCCTCTCCCACTACAAGCTGGTGGCCGGTCGCGGCAATATTCGCGCCAGTGAAGGCCCACGTAATGCGGTGGCAACCGGGCTGATTCTGGCCTATCAGCGGGAGAGTGGCCGATGA
- a CDS encoding aldehyde dehydrogenase family protein, with amino-acid sequence MNTNDLESLIRTILTEQLTPAPASASSAIFASVDEAVNAAHRAFLRYQQSPMKTRSAIISAIREQLKPQLASLSERGASETGMGNKEDKFLKNKAALENTPGIEDLSTTALTGDGGMVLFEFSPFGVIGSVAPSTNPTETIINNSISMLAAGNAVYFSPHPGAKAVSLDLIAQIEEIVFTSCGIRNLVVTVQDPSFEATQQMMAHDKIALLAITGGPGIVAMGMKSGKKVIGAGAGNPPCLVDETAELVKAAQDIVAGASFDNNLPCIAEKSLIVVESVADRLLQQMQAFDALLISDPQEVDSLRQACLTPQGHANKNLVGKSPAELLKAAGLTCPAKAPRLLLVEVAGDDPLVTTEQLMPLLPVVRIKDFDAGLTLALQVEAGLHHTATMHSQNVSRLNLAARLLQTSIFVKNGPSYAGIGVGGEGFTTFTIATPTGEGTTSARTFARQRRCVLTNGFSIR; translated from the coding sequence ATGAACACCAATGACCTTGAATCTCTCATTCGCACTATCCTCACCGAGCAACTGACGCCCGCACCTGCGTCTGCCTCCAGCGCTATTTTTGCCAGCGTGGATGAAGCAGTGAATGCCGCCCACCGCGCATTTTTGCGCTACCAACAAAGCCCGATGAAAACCCGCAGCGCCATAATTAGCGCCATCCGCGAACAGCTTAAACCACAGCTTGCATCTTTATCTGAGCGCGGTGCCAGTGAAACCGGCATGGGAAATAAAGAAGATAAATTCCTGAAAAATAAAGCTGCATTGGAAAACACCCCGGGGATTGAAGATTTATCGACCACTGCGCTTACCGGTGATGGCGGCATGGTGTTATTTGAATTCTCACCATTTGGGGTCATTGGTTCTGTTGCCCCCAGCACCAATCCAACCGAGACCATTATCAACAACAGCATCAGCATGCTAGCTGCCGGTAATGCGGTGTATTTCAGCCCGCACCCTGGAGCCAAAGCAGTATCACTGGATTTAATTGCCCAAATTGAAGAGATAGTTTTCACCAGTTGCGGCATCCGCAATCTGGTGGTGACGGTGCAAGACCCCAGCTTTGAAGCCACCCAACAGATGATGGCGCACGATAAAATTGCCTTACTGGCAATCACCGGTGGGCCGGGCATTGTGGCGATGGGAATGAAAAGTGGCAAAAAAGTGATTGGCGCCGGGGCCGGTAACCCGCCATGCCTGGTGGATGAAACCGCCGAATTAGTAAAAGCGGCGCAGGATATTGTGGCCGGTGCCTCCTTTGACAATAACCTGCCCTGCATTGCAGAGAAAAGTCTGATTGTGGTGGAGAGTGTTGCCGACCGCCTATTACAACAAATGCAAGCTTTCGATGCTTTATTAATCAGTGATCCGCAAGAGGTCGACAGCCTGCGCCAAGCCTGCCTGACACCACAGGGCCATGCTAATAAAAATCTGGTCGGTAAAAGCCCGGCAGAGTTACTGAAAGCCGCGGGGCTAACCTGCCCGGCGAAAGCACCGCGCCTGTTACTGGTTGAAGTGGCCGGTGACGACCCTCTGGTCACCACCGAGCAATTGATGCCGCTGTTGCCGGTGGTGCGGATAAAGGATTTTGATGCTGGCCTGACACTGGCATTGCAAGTGGAAGCAGGCTTGCATCACACCGCAACCATGCATTCGCAGAATGTTTCGCGCCTAAACCTGGCGGCGCGTCTGCTGCAAACCTCTATCTTTGTGAAAAATGGCCCGTCCTATGCTGGGATTGGCGTGGGTGGCGAGGGCTTTACCACCTTTACCATCGCCACCCCGACCGGAGAGGGCACCACCTCGGCGCGTACTTTTGCACGTCAACGCCGCTGTGTGTTGACCAACGGTTTCTCCATTCGCTGA
- a CDS encoding BMC domain-containing protein, which translates to MKTSLGLLEVNGLALAIGAADAMAKAASVTLTGIEKTNGSGWMLIRLTGDVASVQAAINSGVALAQQHHGLVSHAVLARPADALMAHWQAPKCEPIAAKAPTLSEVAHEVAIEVVISEVSADEQAEVEEAAAPRPAATDDAPAIALNAEKKSAESEAQPAVRVSCNLCLDPACRRHKGEPRFRCIHLGKRGKI; encoded by the coding sequence GTGAAAACGTCACTGGGTTTACTTGAAGTTAACGGTCTAGCGCTGGCGATAGGCGCGGCGGATGCCATGGCAAAAGCGGCATCCGTCACCCTTACCGGGATTGAAAAAACCAACGGTTCTGGCTGGATGTTAATCCGCCTGACCGGTGATGTGGCCTCGGTACAGGCGGCAATCAACAGCGGTGTCGCCCTTGCCCAACAACACCATGGTTTAGTCTCGCACGCAGTATTGGCCCGCCCGGCAGATGCGTTAATGGCGCATTGGCAAGCGCCCAAATGTGAGCCGATAGCCGCCAAAGCGCCAACCTTGAGCGAAGTTGCGCACGAGGTCGCCATCGAGGTTGTTATCTCTGAAGTGTCCGCCGATGAGCAGGCGGAGGTTGAAGAGGCAGCAGCCCCTCGGCCTGCCGCCACCGACGATGCCCCGGCAATAGCCTTGAACGCGGAAAAAAAGAGTGCAGAAAGTGAGGCCCAGCCGGCTGTGCGTGTGAGCTGCAATCTCTGCCTCGACCCGGCTTGCCGACGCCATAAAGGCGAGCCTCGCTTTCGCTGTATCCACTTAGGTAAACGAGGAAAAATCTGA
- a CDS encoding propanediol/glycerol family dehydratase medium subunit codes for MDINEKLLRQIIEGVLQEMQGDQNTVSFKQETQAAPTATAVASGDFLTEVGEARPGTQQDEVIIAVGPAFGLSQTANIVGIPHKNILREVIAGIEEEGIKARVIRCFKSSDVAFVAVEGNRLSGSGISIGIQSKGTTVIHQQGLPPLSNLELFPQAPLLTLETYRLIGKNAARYAKRESPQPVPTLNDQMARPKYQAKSAILHIKETKYVVTGKNPQELRVAL; via the coding sequence GTGGATATTAACGAAAAACTGTTACGCCAAATTATTGAAGGCGTATTGCAGGAAATGCAGGGAGACCAGAATACCGTCTCCTTTAAGCAAGAGACCCAAGCTGCGCCAACGGCAACCGCCGTGGCTTCAGGGGATTTTCTCACTGAAGTGGGGGAAGCGCGTCCAGGCACCCAGCAGGATGAAGTCATTATTGCTGTCGGCCCGGCATTTGGATTGTCGCAAACCGCCAATATCGTCGGGATACCGCACAAAAATATTCTGCGCGAAGTGATTGCCGGAATCGAAGAAGAAGGTATCAAAGCACGCGTCATCCGCTGCTTTAAATCCTCCGATGTGGCCTTTGTCGCAGTTGAGGGCAACCGCTTGAGCGGCTCGGGGATCTCTATCGGCATCCAGTCAAAAGGCACCACGGTGATTCACCAGCAAGGTCTGCCACCGCTCTCCAACTTAGAGCTGTTTCCACAGGCCCCACTGCTGACACTGGAAACCTATCGCCTGATTGGTAAAAACGCCGCCCGCTATGCCAAACGGGAATCACCACAACCGGTTCCGACCCTAAATGACCAAATGGCCCGGCCAAAATATCAGGCCAAATCCGCGATTCTGCACATTAAAGAAACCAAATATGTGGTGACTGGCAAGAATCCTCAGGAACTCCGGGTGGCGCTTTAA